Within Solirubrobacterales bacterium, the genomic segment CGGAACTCAGGATCAGCCGACCCGAAGCGATCCAGGTTTCCGCGGTTACCGGGGAAGGGCTGGACCGGCTCCTGGCCGGGATCGAGTCGACGTTCGAACGGACGCTGGTCCCGGTGGAGCTGCTGGTTCCGTACAGCCAGGGAGCCCGGCTGCACGATCTCCACGAGATCACCGGGAGGATCGAACGGGAGGACGGTCCCGAAGGGGTGAAGGTCACCGTCCGGCTGCCGCGATCGGAGCGACACCGCTTCTCCGATCTGGAGATCCACTCCGCTACCGGCCAGGACGATGCATCGCCAGGATGTGATCGCCCTGGGCCAGAACGCCCGCTGGATCCCCCGCTACCGACACCGCCAGCGGGTAGTACCCGGCACGATTGAAGACCCGGGGCACCTCACCGAGCGCAAGCGGGGAGCTACCGGAGTAGACCAGGCTCTCGAAGACGAGTCCCGGATCGGTGAGGATCCGCTCCCTGGCCACAACCAGGGCCGGGTCGGTCAATGAAAGCGCAACCGTCTCTGCGGCCAGGTTCGAGGTGGAAGCCACGGTCACCTGTCCGGGGGTGAGGTCGAGTGCGTCGGCGCTCGCCGACCGCTGCTCGATGACGATCGGGGCGGAGGAGGCCTGCCGGACGAGTTGTCCGCTGATTACCGCTTCGGCGTCCCGATCGGGTTCGGCGGCGACGAACACGGTCGAGGGCTCGGTCCGTTCCACCGCACGCTCGATGTCGGCTGGTTGACAGGGGTCCCCGTCGATCAGATCCACATCCCTCGGGATCCGGTTGCCGCCCGAACTTCTCCGGTTCTCGCTCAGGAGCACTCCCACCCGGGTGAGGTCGAACCCGACCCGTTCGAGTTCTTCCAGCAGGGCCGCCGCGGAGTCACTGAACCCGAGGATCAGCACCGGGCCGGGACGGGAGGGTGCCACCTTGATCGACCCGGGATCGACTTCGCCCGACACGCCGGAGCCTCGCGACTCATCCCGGACCAGGATCAAGCGATCCCCGGGCTGGATCGACTGGTCATCCGGCGGGAGGTATGTCGCCCGGGCAGACATGCCGGCTCCCTGGAGCAGGCCGATCAGGGAGGCGCCTTCGAGCCGGTCCCTGACCTCGGCAAAGGTCCGGCCGACGAACTGCCCGCCGTCCTTCAGTGCCGGGCTGGACAGCGCCCCGTCGCCGGCGAGAAAGACCCCGGAGAAGTGGGGGTTCTGCACCACCAGGCTGAGCAGGGTGCCGATCGTCCGATCGTTGACCAGGGCGTCGAAACTGGCGGGAAACCGTCTGGTTCGGGTCCCTTCCGGGGGTCCTCCTTGGTACCAGAGGGCCTGAACGTTTCGCCCTCGCCTCAGCTCGACCGCGACCGGGATTTCCATGGCATCCCGGGACTTCAGATACCCGGCGAGGCGGGTTGCCCGTCCGATCGCCGTGAGATCGGCCCGGTCGGGACCGAGTCCGGGTGAGAGGATGACTACCCGACGGGCTTCGGCCGCGCAGACCCGGTCGAAGCCATCGGTCCGGGGATCGGCTTCAATCACATGGGACCGGCCGGGATAGCCGGAGAGAGCCCGGCGGGCGGTGGCGCGTTGGTCGGATTGATCCGGCGGCAGCATGACCACGATCGGGGGATGCTCCCCCTCAAGGCCTGCAGCGAGGATCTGCCTCACCTCGTCGAGCGTGTCGTTGATGCCGATCACCAGCAGATGGCCGGTGACCCGGATCGCGGGATCACCCCGATCCAGGCGCCGGAGCGCCCGGTCGAACACCTCGGAGAGTACGGTGAGCACGATTCCGGCGACGAAAACGATCCCGATCAGGACCTGGATCACTCCGATGGTTCTCTGGGGTCCGGTCGTGTCATCCCCGATCTGCCCGGGGTCGATCAGGTGGGCTGTCGCGTTCCAGATCGCTTCGCCGAAACTTGGCCAGGCTCCGAGGACGTAGTGCCCGAACGCAGCGGTGGCGAAGCCAAGCAGGGCGACCGCTCCGAGCAGCAGTGCCAGGCGGCCGGGGAGGGTGCGGGTGAGCAGTTCACGCCAATGCTCCACGGCCGGTTGGCGGTAGGGTGCTTTCCCATGCGGCTGAACTTTCGGCTTCTTGTCGATGGGGCGATTCTGCCATCCCGGGCCCACCCCGGTGACGCCGGGCTCGATCTGCACGCCTCGGAAGCGGCCCGGATCGGGCCCGGTGAGCGCTTCGCGGTCGGTACCGGGGTGGCAGTCGAGATCCCGCAGGGACACGCCGGACTGGTGCTCCCGCGCTCGGGACTGGCCCGTCGGCACGGGATCTCGATCGTCAACTCACCCGGGCTGATCGATTCCGGCTACCGGGGGGAACTCCAGGTTCTCCTGATGAACAACGACCCGGCCGAGACGTTCCTGATCGAGCCCGGGGACAGGGTCGCCCAGCTGGTGGTGGTCGAGATCCCGACGGTCGATCCCGAGGTCAGTCAGGAACTGACCGATTCGGAGCGCGGGGAGCGCGGATTCGGCTCCAGCGGGCGCTGACGTCCGGCGGCCGGGTCCGGACTATCCCGCTTCGGCGGCAGCCAGGGCGGATCGATGAGCCGCCTGCTCGAGATCGTCGTCCAGTGGTTCGAGCTCGACCGGGCTCCCCGATCGCAGTTCGAGTGCCGTCTCGATCAGATGGTCCGCAAGCCAGGAGTTCTTCGGCAGCAGCGGGCCGTGAAGGTAGGTACCGATCAGGTTGCGGGAACGGACTCCCTCAAGCC encodes:
- the dut gene encoding dUTP diphosphatase, translating into MRLNFRLLVDGAILPSRAHPGDAGLDLHASEAARIGPGERFAVGTGVAVEIPQGHAGLVLPRSGLARRHGISIVNSPGLIDSGYRGELQVLLMNNDPAETFLIEPGDRVAQLVVVEIPTVDPEVSQELTDSERGERGFGSSGR